The following DNA comes from Legionella sp. PATHC032.
ATCTGCGTCCTTTTTTTGGTGGTCATGAAATGATTATCACTGGATACGATGACAATGCCATCGCTATTGATGACAATGGCCGGGAACACAAAGGATTGTTTACTTTACGTAACTCATGGGGTGAGCAATTTGGAGACAAGGGTAATTTCTACATGTCCTATGATTACTTCAAGGTTTTAACCATTGAAGCACAACGTATCCGTGCTCTTGCTGATAATGAATCAGAAGAAGACTCGATGACTGCCTGAACAAATCACCATCATAAAATAAATATGATCGGTTAAACTAAACTCCCCTCAGCATAGTTCACTTTGCAAGTGGACTAGATGAGAGGATTCCTAACAGCCAAACCTGATTCACCTAGAGGTCTTACGAAAAAGCCCAATCTTTTTGTTAAAAAATGTTTTTAATTCGGTCATTTAGTTTATCTAAACTCCCTCATTAACAACATTTTTTGCCTCGACCTTGGGGTTTATCGTAAGTCCTGATCTATTTTAAGTCATCTGGAATAAGAAATTTCCCCATAAGAACAGCACAAACTATATCATTTAAAAATCATTTTGTGTATAATATATTCACATTATTTTTCTTGCAAACATCATGACCCAAAAACCAACTAAAATCACACACCTTGTAGTATTAGGAGATAGTTTATCCGATAGAGGAACACTTAATAAACGGGAACTGCTGGGCTTTATCCCCATGAGTTATTTAAGTGGATTAAGAAGCAAATCTCCAAAAGGTCGATTCACTAATGGTTTTCTTTGGGGAGACTACGTCGGCGCGACTACAGCGGAACAATTCGAGATTGAACATATCCGAAGAAAATTAAGATTGCATAATAATGCAAGAGACAATGCAGATATAGGCGATGAATTACTCACCAACGATAAGGAGAGAAGAGAAAATGAAAACTCTTTTAGCTTAAATGAAGACAATCATATTCTCTTTAAAGGGGCAAGATTTGCCCGCTTCTATTGCGAAGGGGGATTAACTTCTCATGACTATTCCTGTAGCTTTACCTTTAACCTGGTTCTGTTTTTTACAAGGCTGATTCTGGCCACTTTGGGAGGAAAACGAGCACAATTATTGGCTGATGATAAAAAATACAATATTTCCAATCTCGAAAAATCTGAAACATTAGTTGTGGAGTGGTCAGGCGCGAATGACTTGATCACTGCCAATGACAGGCCTTCTCGTGCGGCTGCAGATAAAGCCGTTAACGACCGAATGCAAAATATTGAAGCGCTTATTCATAATGGGTACAGGAATTTTGTTTTATTCAATTTGCCCAATCTCTCATTAACTCCAAGATTTCAAAGAAAAAATGCAGAAGAACAACGTAATGCATCAGATTGCTCTGAATATTTTAATCAGCAACTGCAGGCGAAATCTCTTGAGTTAATCAACAAATACAAAGAATTGGGAATTCCTGTCAATCTCTCCGTCTTTGATGTTGATGGGCAATTTAAGGAAGTTTACAGTAATCCCGAAAAATATGGCTTTGATAGAGACAAGTTAAAATCACCCTACGTTGAATCGGATCTTTTTAAAGAAAATCAGAAAAACCCTATTGATCAAAAAGAACATATTTCACCAGGCAGAGGATATATGTTCTGGGATGATGTTCATCCGACTACAAAAATGCATGACTGGTTAGCAGAACGTTTCAAAGAAAAATACTACGATAAAATGTTTCGATTTGAGCCACCTCTTCAAGCAAAGCATAGGCACAAAGAAACTTCTGATGCTCTGGTAAAAACGACGGACTCCATGGCTAAAATCGACAAGCCGGTAAAGAAGCTTCCGGAAAATATTGTATCGCTGTTGAATACTATCCATTCAAGAGCACAATTAATGTGTCAATCCACTGATTCTAAACGGCGTGAAAAAGGTGAATTATTAAAACATTTTATTTTTGAGATAAAATGCCAACATGGAAATCTTGAAAACATCTATGGGTTTATCTCTGCATTTACCTTAAACCCCAATCATGCAAAAATAATAAAAACTCACCAAAATCCAATAATTGACTTCTTTAGAAATAAGGTAACGACAAGAAGCGAGGATGATATTGCTGCCTTACAAAAAGCAGTCGCAGCGTATTTACAACCTAAAGACAGCAAGGAACATCTCGTTAAGCTTACTCAGTAAAGGAAATCCCAATTTAATTGATCTGGTAAGTTTTAATGCATCCCTGATAGGGAACACGGTTGCTTTTCACTCCATAAAATAGTCCTGCTTCCAGATTATTACATACTTGATCTGGACTTAAGGTATCCAGGCACTGGGGTATCGTTTTATTTTGGCAATTTGGAAAAATGGCTTCAGGAGTATTCATGGCTTGATAATATTCATTACCCCAGTCATACAAATCGGACGAATAATAAGTAGTAAAATTGCTGACTCTCATTTGCTTGTCTAAATCAAAAATTTTCATTCCGGGATTGTTGTGATGTGCCCGGCTAATTCCGGGAGTAGAAAGCGCATAAATAGTTGACCCATCGGATAATTTTATTCTCCTGAATTCCTCCATATGGGAGTGTGAGAACAGTATGGTGATTTGATCATAGGAACGATGATATTTCTCCAATAACTGCAAAAATCTATCCAGATAAATTTCATGCCAGAACCGATTTCCATTATAGGCTGTTCCAGGAGGAACATGCATAGCCAGCAACAATTGCTTGGCACGGTGGTTTTTCAATTGTTGCTCAAGCCAAAATAATTGTACAAAGGCATCCCTTTGTTGGTTAGGATACTTTGGTAAAAAAACAGGAGTTTTGGTCCATTGAACTGAATTAAGTGCTATTAAAATAATATCTTTATTATCAGGGATGACATAACTGGAGTAATACCCATCCTTGTGCATATGAGTATCGTCTATAATTAACCCATCACAATGAGCGCAAGCACCAGCCCAATCCGAAGCTAAATTGAGCGGTGATTTATTGTCTGAAGAAAATGGCTGATAATTACCAAGCAAGGAATCATTATTCCCTGTAATATAAAACATTGGCTTTTGATCTGGATTGGCTTCATACAAACCATGAAATACAACTTGTTCGTATTCTTCTTTTTTAGATGTAGAAAATAACGAGTGGGTAGGCAAATCGCCCAAATGCAAAATAAAGTCTACCTTTTGAGACAACTCCTCAAATCGTTTGAACGTGACATCCAAAAACTCCTTTCCAGTATCCTGCCCATCCTTTGCTATATTTTCTGCACCATAATGAATATCAGAGATCGTTAGAAACTTTGGCGCAGAAAAGGCTAAAGAAACCAAGCCTGTCAACAAGAGAACAACCCGAATAATAAAATCCAATTAACACTCCAAATCAATTTATACTGATATTCATCAGTCCTCAATTATAGCTCTTTTACAGTCACTTTGAATACGGCACAGCCCGAATGCAGAAAAAATATTCTATTTAACGAGTTATATCGATAAGGATTACATAAGAACCAGTCGAGATCCAGGATACATTCGGGCTGATGAGAGGCATAAGCATCGTCTCGAAACCCTAGCACGAAATATGAAATCTCATGCAAGGCTTCGCGACGGCATAAATGAGCTCCGCTAAAATGTTTGCAACGCAGCAATAAATAGGTAAGGATTATATGAGAACAAGTCGATATACAACGTCCGCTCAGGCTGAGGAGATGCATAAGCGTCGTCTCGAAGCCTTGGCACGAAATATGAAATCTCATATCAAGGCTTCGCTACAGTATAAATGCCTCCTCAGCCCAAACGGTTCGAGATAACGTTGGAAGAGCCCCGCATGACTTTTTGTAATACGAGGCCAGTCTTTCTTTTAATTATCAAACTCAGATTATACCGCTTCCCGAATTATCCAGGTCCTTTCCGCCTTATTTTCAGACCAAGGCGTTTGCACCCAAAGAAGCAAAGGTTTTCCTGATGGTGTAACAGGCATCACTTTGGAAGACAAAGCTACAGCGAACGAATATTTCTTGCCAATTGATTGTAAAGCTTTCCAAACGCTATTCGCATTAGACTGATTGTCTGTCACGATTAATTCATTGCCCCGATAAACCACATTCACATCCTGCCCTCTTAACACCTGTCTTACTGCCGTTTCCAAACGCCTCCATTTGGCTTGATGAACTCTCTGTAACTCAATTTGTGTAGGATTAAATTGGAACTTAATGCGGCTATGAGGAGACAATACCCGTGCCAGTCGACTGCTTGTTGGACTTTGCTGCAAGAAATAAGTGCACAATGCGTCTAATAATGGACGCCCTGGCCCAGCCGGTTTCCCGGGTAATCTATTGATATACATAGCAAAAGCCAAGGTATGGCCATTAGCAGTATACAAGTAACCGGATAAGCTATTCATACCTGTCATCGTCCCGGTTTTAGCCCGCACAAATCCTTGTTGATTTGGAGTTTTAAACCGTTTTTGCAAAGTACCATCCCGACCGGAGATAGGTAAGGCAGCGATGTATTCATAAGATAATGGGAAGCGTTGATACAAGAATTTTAAAAGCGCCATGGTTTGCTCAGGGGTTACCAAATTATAACGTGATAACCCTGAACCATCTGTAAAAATCGAGTCTTTTAAATCAATTCCTGTTTGTTGCTGCAAAAAGTTTTTAATTACTGGCTGTGCCTGCTTCCAATCTACAGGACTTCCCTTAATTTTAGCAGCAGCATGCAAATATAAACTATCAGCATATAAATTATCAGAAGGCTTTAAAGTATCTGCCATCAGTTGGGAAATTGGCTTTGAATAGCGAGTGGCGATCAATAAAGTACCAAAAGGCGCTCTTCCAAGCAAAACCTGCCCATTTAATTTAATATTAGACTTGGCAAGCTCACTCACAATCATTCCCTGGGCATACACAAAAGGATTCTTTATAGCGATACGTTGCTGAACAGCCCATTGCCCCAAGCCAACACAACCTCTTACCGTTAAATTATTCTCCGGATCCAAATAAAACCCCACACCACATCCTTTCTCACTAGCCTTCGTGGTCGCTTGATTATTCAAGTTAATGGTGCCCCCGCCATCATCTACTTCAACAATAGCAGGATCACCTGCTTTAGCTCCCGGGTTCACCGTGATTGTTAATCGGTTAGAATCAACCATCAAAGGTGCTATTGGCGCACCATAACTATACGATAAATCAGAAGTTAGCCAGCCTGGGGGATAGGCTGGAATGGACATCAGGCTACTGTCAATGATCACGTTACCTTGAATGGTTGTGACATTCCAATCCTTGAGTGAAGAAAGCAAAGTTTTTAAATCTTCTCTGCTAAACGAAGGATCGCCACTGAGATGCAAATACAAATTTCCGTGCAAAACACCTTGTTGTAATTGATTGGCACTTGTACTGAGTTGATTTTTAAATTGGTAGTCTGGCCCTAGAGCCATTAGTGCAGCGGCCTCAGAAAAAAGTTTCATATTGCTGGCAGGAATAAACAAACGATTGGCATTGCGTTTATACAGAGTCTCGCCAGAGGTTAGATCAGTCACTACTATCCCCAGGTTTACATGGGGATTTAACCGATTAATTAATTTATCCACCTCGAACTGCATACTTGCCGCATGAGATGACAGTGACCATACTGCCCACATGAATGCCCCAGTCAACGTCCTTTTCATTTAAATAGCTTCCTTAACATTGAATTTCACAATATAAATCAGGTTGAATTGTTTGATACATAGTGACAATTTCTGAGTTAGTTCCGATAAGCTAATCATATCTCAAGCCCAAACGCTCCAAAAGCCCTGCAAGGGTATCATTATCAAAAAATTTTACTTTTAACCAACCTCCATCTTCGCCATCGTTTATAATTTGTACAGGAGCCCCCACTTGTTCAGCCAGGATAGTTTGTAACCGCTCAATGTCTCTGTCTTTTCTGGGGTTTTTGGGGCTGTTCATATCTTTATTTTTATAAGATTTAATTTCTTGCTCTAATTGCCTGACAGACCATTCTTCTCCAATAACCTGCTGAGCAAACATTTCTTGCCGATCGGGATTTAAGCCAACCAATACGCGAGCATGCCCAAAAGATAACGCTTTATCTCGCACTAACTGTTTAACCTTATCTGTTAAGGTAAGGAGACGAAGAATATTTGCGACATGGCTACGAGATTTACCCACCAGCGCTGCGATCTCGTCCTGATGATAATGGAATTCTTCAAGTAAACGCTTATAACCAGTAGCCTCCTCAATTAAATTCAAATCCTGGCGTTGAATATTCTCGATCAAAGTCAGGGCACAAGCTTGTTTATCACTATACTCTCCAATTAGACAAGGGATTTCATTAAATCCTGCCAATTTGGCCGCACGCCATCTTCTTTCCCCTGCAATAATCTCATATCGCTCTTTTGCTATGGGCCTTACAACCAAAGGTTCAATTAAACCTTGAGAAGAAATTGACTGAGCCAATTCCTGTAGCTCCGTTGTATTAAAATCTTGTCTGGGTTGATACTGACCTGCCTGCAGGCTTGTAATAGGTAAATAAGTAAATCGGGGTTGCATAGGAAAAAATAAAAAACATAAGGATATGAAATTGTTTCACAATAGTGCCTGGAATGGAATTGTATTCGGTTTATCTACCAACAAAGAAAAACCCTGAAATGAAAAAAACTTATTCTAAACAGTAGGTCTGTTTATTATTTTTTCCTCATTTTCCTTGCTACTTTCAGATTGAACTCCAAAAAAACGAATAGTCGAGTGATAAGGTACTTCTTTGGATTTGGATTTTAACTCTTCAGCGAAGTCGGGATATTTTTCTAACAGTTTCTTGCCCAGCCCAATAATATACGAATCCTTGGAATTTTGAATGAGGCGCATGTAATGTGCAGCAGTAATCAAGTCATTTGTAGCTCCGGATTTCAATAAGATCTCACATGCCGATAACATAGCATTCGTGCAACCTTGGGCAGCTGATTGCAAAATCATCTGCTTATGCTGTGATGATGAGGGAGAATAAATTTGTGCCAGACGAAATAAAGCCAAAGGATTTGTTTTAGCTAATACCTGCATTTCAGGCATACGCTTCACTACGGCTTGTTTTAATCCCGGATTATCAGGTTCTCGTTGTAATTGTTTCACCAAAGCAACAAATTCGCTACTTGGATCTAATTGCGCGGCCATACCTCAACCTTTGATTATTATCTTCATTAAAGACAGAATAAATGCTCAAAATTAAGACAAAATTAAGGGTTGGCATTTTTACAGTTTTTTTACATTTAACTGCTTTTTTAACCGAATTTTAAAGATATACATGCTAAAAAATTTTCTATTGCGAGCAAAACAGGGAATGAAAATTAAGATAATTTCTCATACCTGTCCCAACCCAAATGAAACAGCATGTGCGCTAAAATTGCTGAGGTTAGTCCATATTGCCAAAATAAAAAACCAAAGAGTATGGACTGCGAAAGACTCAATAATACAAAAGAGTAAAGAAATCGTCTGGATGGTGTGCAACCTGCTGCAATATAGGCTGGAAGTTGGCCTACAGCAAAAATAAATGCACTCAAAAATATTGAAATAATTATAATTTCCGAATTAATTTGACTTGTAAACAATAAAGCAAAAAAGCACACTACATTCATTAATCCCCATCTGGCAATTACCTCTTCTACAACCCCTCCATAAAGGACACAACCATCAAGTCCTATTTTGGACCGTAATTCCGACATAATCTTGAAACTTTTTTCATCAAGTATGGAACCAAGCAACCCATAATACATTATACAAAAAATAACCAACCCTAAAAGGGCATATAAAAAAGTAGGTAATAAAATCACTTGAAAGGAATCCAGGCTGGCTTTGCCTTGCAAAAGACCTTCCAGAAGAGGATCGCCTAGCCCGGTACGTGAAGACAGGATGGAGCCAGCAAAACTCATGACAAATGTCATAAATAAGGTTTGCAGCACAACAAAACGACTAAATCTTTTTTTTAATCTCTCGGTATTATCGGCTAGCAGAAAATATACCAGGCGATGCATCACGATTAAAACACCAGGAATGGATAAACAAAACAAGACAATAATTACAGGCCAATCAATTATCATTTTTTATCCTTTCGCAATACACTGTAAAAAAAACCGTCCATACCGTGCTCCCCGGGTAATATCTGTTGACCATGCCCAGTCCACCTTCCCCAGGACCATTTGTCATCAATCACTTGACAATCTGGATGCCCTGCAACAAATCGAGCGATTTGCAACTCATTTTCATCACTCATAATAGAACATGTGGCATAAACCATTAAACCACCCGGCGCAAGCAGTGGCCATAATGAATTCAACATGTTGGATTGTAACTGAGAAACTGCCAAAACCTCTTCATTCGTTCGTAATAATTTGATATCAGAGTGGCGTCTAACCACTCCTGTAGCAGAACAGGGGGCATCCAATAAAATGCGATCAAAGGGATGACCATCCCACCAGCTTTTGGGTTCCGATACATCGCCATGCACTATCGTTGCTTTCAAATCCAATCGATTTAAGTTATCTCTTACCCGTTGTAACCGCTGAGGGTCTAAATCCAATGCAACACATGAAACCAAATTAGGTTCCCTCTCCAAAATATGGCATGTTTTTCCACCAGGAGCACAACAAGCATCCAGCACTCGCTGCCCGGATTTTAAAGACAATAAATATGCGGCTAATTGAGGCGCCGCATCCTGAACTGACACAGAACCTTGTGCAAAACCAGGAAGTGTCATCACATCACATGGGATTGCCAAAGTAATTCCATCAGGTACAACAGAGTGTTTAAAAGCCTCTATCCCAGATTTTTTTAGCAAATCAAGATACTCATCAACTGAGTTTTTCAACACATTGACTCGCAAAGTCATGGGTGGGTGCCTATCATTCGCCTCAGCGATGCATTGCCAATCGTTTGGCCAATCCTTTTGCAGGCGCTGAAGTAACCAGCTCGGCTGTCCATAGGTAAAAACCGGGTCTGCTGCCAGCTTTTCCAGAATATGGCCTTGTTGACGGCAAAAATTTCTTAGCACGGCATTCACCAATCCTTTTGCCCAATTTTTTTTAACCTGCCCAAGTAAAGACACTGTCTCCTTCACCACAGCATAATCCGGCTTATTCATATACTGCAATTGATAAATACCAATCAACAAGACTATCCATACCTCACTATCTTTAGGTCGCTTATTGATTAAAGTATCGGCTATGGATTGTAATCGAAAATAATGACGACAAAATCCATAGCAAATTTCTTTTGTCATGGGAGAGAGCTCTTGCAGAGACATCAAATGGGACAGGTTTTTCCTGCTTTCTATCAGGGCCGTTAAAATTTTCAAGGCCTGGAATCTATCATTTGCTTTCATTGCAAGATTAAACCAGTATGCAATTGTGTTTTACCAGAATTTAGCCAATCCTTAACTGAAATGACCTTTGCTCCGGGAAATTGAATCTTTTCCACTAACAATGCTTTATCACTGGTCGAGACCAACATCCCATTTTTATCAATATTTAACACCATGCCGTGCTTCTCGGTACTCATGATCTCAGTTAATTTTGCCTGATGAATTCTGAGCATTAATTCCCCAGCCAGCGTATAGGCAATGGGCCATGGATTAAATGCACGAATTTTTCTATCTATTTCCACTGCAGACTGATGCCAATTAATTCGTGCCTCTTCTTTATTAATTTTACCAGCATAGGTAGCTAATTCATTGTTTTGCAATTCAAATTGCGCTGAATTAGATGCTAAAGCCTCCAAAGTATCTAATAAAGGCTTTACTGAAATTTTTGCTAATTTATCATGCAAACTTCCAGCGGTATCCGAGGAAGTGACAGGACAGCTAGCTTTACATAACATAGGGCCTGTATCCAGTCCAACATCCATTTGCATAATGGTCACTCCGGATTCAGTATCACCATATAAAATGGCATGTTGGATTGGAGATGCCCCACGCCAGCGCGGTAACAATGAAGCATGGACATTAATGCAGCCCAAACGAGGAATTTCCAACACTGCTTTCGGCAATATTAATCCATAGGCTATCACTACCATTACATCAGGCTTTAATGCAGAAAGTTCATCGATAGCGTCTTGATTTTTAAAATTAAGTGGTTGATAAACTGATATCTGGTGGTCTATTGCCCATTCTTTTACAGGAGACTCCTGTAATTTACGGCCTCGCCCAGCTGGCCTGTCAGGCTGAGTATAAACAGCCTTGAGATGATGCCTTGATTGAATTAAAGCATCCAGACAGGGTAACCCAAATTCTGGAGTTCCAGCAAAAACTATAGTTAAATCATTCATGGTTTACGAGCTTGTAAACGCTTGAACTTATCTAATTTCCGACGAGCCATCATTCTCTTCAATGGAGACAACATATCGACAAACAATTTGCCATTCATATGGTCAATTTCATGTTGTAAGCACTCGGCAAGCAGCCCTTCACCCGTTATTTCAAACGGTTTGCCGAACCGGTCCAAGGCCTTCACTGTCACTTTTTCAGCTCTGACTACGGTATCATAAGCCCCTGGGACAGACAAACAACCTTCTTCAAATTCTTTTTCGCCATGAGAAGAAACTATTTCAGGATTAACAATAACGATCTGCTCTTTTTTATCTCCCACTATATCAATGACAGATAAACGCAAACTCACCCCTATTTGCGGCGCGGCAAGCCCGACTCCTCGCGCATCATACATTGTATCAAACATATCATTGATTAGTGTCTGTAAACTCTCATCAAAAGTATCAACCGGTTTAGCTATTTTTCTTAACCGTTCATCAGGTAAATAAAGAATCTTACGAATTGCCATTGCTTATCTGGTTCTCTGCACATTAATCGTGATATTATCCCCGATATACAGTAATGCTGCAAGATGCTAAGGCTCAACTAAAGGGATTGATACATGAAATATTGTCTCCTCATTTTCTGTTTCATCATATCATCCATTGCTCATGCCTTAAGTCTAAGACCAGATTCTCCTTCTCGTTATGTTGTACAACCTGGAGACACTCTATGGAGTATTTCCAGCCGTTATTTGAATAATCCCTGGGAATGGAAAGCATTATGGCGCGCAAACCCCCAGATTCAAAATCCTGATCGACTGTACCCTGGCGCAGTGCTCGCTTTAGAGTATTATCAAAACACCCCCTATCTCAGAGTTCTGTCTAATGGAACAGTCAAGCTTTCCCCCAATATAAGACTGACGCCTCAGGAAGACGCTGTTCCACCAATCCCATTGGGTGATATTAAACCTTTTTTGGACGAATCGTTAATCCTGGATGTTAATGTCCTGAGCAGAGCACCGTATGTGGTGGCGCTTATGAGTGAACGCATGCTTGGCGGGCAAGGAGATGAAATTTATGTCAGAGGTTTACATCCCTCCAAAGAGATGCCTCAAGGAGGCACCATAGGATATTCTATCTTCAGGGGAGGGAGAAATTATTTTGATCCGATAACCCATGAATTATTAGGCTATAAAGCGGTCCTGGTCGGTTATGGAGAGTTGATTGCCGGCGGCGAGCCAGCTACAGTTTTATTGACCAGTATCAATCAAGGCATCAAAATCAATGATAAGGTATTGATTAATAACCACCCTGAATTTGAATTATATTTCGAACCCGAAACTCCTGCCAGACAAGTCAGAGGATACATTATTGAAATGCCTGACAATATGCCTGTTGGAAATACACAAGAGGCTGTAGGAGGGGTAATCATCATTAATCTTGGAGAAACATCCGGATTGAAACCGGGAGATGTTTTGGCAATCTATGGCAAGGAGCGTATTGTCAATGATCCCCAAAATCATCTTAGACCTATTACCTTACCGCAAGAGCGTCTTGGTGAAGCCATGGTGTTTCGTGTATTCACAAAAGCGAGTTACGCCCTGATAGTAAGATCCACGCGTGCTATTCATTTATTAGATACAGTAACGAACCCATGAATAATCTGCAACCTCTCCTCGCCTTAAACAGGATGAAAAAAATTGGCCCCCGAACCGTATTAAAACTTCAAAAAAGATGGCCTGATTTAAACCTTATGTTCCAACTGTCCAGTATTGAACTGGAAGAAATGGGCTTGCCGCCTTGGCTGGCACAAACCATAAAAACTTTTGACCTGAACTTTATAAAAGCTGATTTGGATTGGTTGAATTCCTCAGAAAGTCATCATATTTTAACTTGGGATTCCCCCTATTATCCCGCATTGCTCAAAGAAATAGCCGATCCTCCCTTTATTTTATACGCCAAAGGTGAACTGTCCGCTTTGACACAACCTAACCTGGCAATTGTTGGAAGTCGCAATGCTTCTGTAACAGGAAACGAGAATGCTCGAGCATTCTCCAAAGAGATTTCCAGGCATGGGGTAACCATAGTGAGTGGTTTGGCCTTAGGAATTGATGCTCATGCTCATTTAGGTTGTCTGGAAGGAGGCGGCAAAACGATAGCGGTCTTAGGTACCGGAATTGATTGCATCTATCCGCGTCGACATTTAAAATTAGCCGAGCAAATTACAGACAATGGTTTATTATTAAGCGAATTTCCTTTAAAAAGTCCGCCAATCGCTGGACATTTTCCACTCAGAAATCGTATAATAAGCGGTCTATCATTATGCATTTTGGTTATCGAGGCAGCAATTAAAAGCGGTTCTTTAATTACAGCAAGAATGGCTCTGGAACAAAACAGAGATGTATTGGCTATTCCCGGATCGATTCATAACCCGTTAGCCAGGGGCTGCCACCACTTATTGCAGCAGGGTGCAAAATTAGTAACCTCAGTGGCTGATGTTTTCGATGAGCTAAAAATTGAGCACCATCAGTTCGCTTCTAATAAACCAATTTTTTCCCTTGCCAGCGGTGAGGAAAACCTAGTAAAGTTCATTGGTTTTGAAACTACGACTATAGATCAAATCATTGTTCGTAGTGGATATAGCATGGAACAAGTCGCGAGTGGACTGGCTGAACTAGAATTGAAAGGGGCTGTTATGGCAGTTCCCGGTGGCTATATAAGGTGTGAATATGAAAGATAATTTATTTGAAATGTTATTGAATTTGTTTGAAAAAAGTCTTACTCAACTCCAAAAAAGCCATAAATCCAATGATCAGGACTCCCAAAATCAATTGCTTGAAGAAGATCTTTTAAGTACTGAAGAGCAATCAGTATTTATCAAATCCGCTCAACAGAAATCAACTCGTATTTTTACTTACGATGAGCAAATGAAACTGACAAAAGCCAGTTATCAATTTCTAATGCGCATGAAATTATGGAATATCCTCGATATCGATCAATTTGAATCAATAATTAATCAACTACAATTCTCTGAATCTCGTATTG
Coding sequences within:
- a CDS encoding DUF494 family protein, with translation MKDNLFEMLLNLFEKSLTQLQKSHKSNDQDSQNQLLEEDLLSTEEQSVFIKSAQQKSTRIFTYDEQMKLTKASYQFLMRMKLWNILDIDQFESIINQLQFSESRIVTLQETKWTIRNALASTLNEEQLTFLDLVLYQTEDELTIH
- a CDS encoding LysM peptidoglycan-binding domain-containing protein; translation: MKYCLLIFCFIISSIAHALSLRPDSPSRYVVQPGDTLWSISSRYLNNPWEWKALWRANPQIQNPDRLYPGAVLALEYYQNTPYLRVLSNGTVKLSPNIRLTPQEDAVPPIPLGDIKPFLDESLILDVNVLSRAPYVVALMSERMLGGQGDEIYVRGLHPSKEMPQGGTIGYSIFRGGRNYFDPITHELLGYKAVLVGYGELIAGGEPATVLLTSINQGIKINDKVLINNHPEFELYFEPETPARQVRGYIIEMPDNMPVGNTQEAVGGVIIINLGETSGLKPGDVLAIYGKERIVNDPQNHLRPITLPQERLGEAMVFRVFTKASYALIVRSTRAIHLLDTVTNP
- the dprA gene encoding DNA-processing protein DprA is translated as MNNLQPLLALNRMKKIGPRTVLKLQKRWPDLNLMFQLSSIELEEMGLPPWLAQTIKTFDLNFIKADLDWLNSSESHHILTWDSPYYPALLKEIADPPFILYAKGELSALTQPNLAIVGSRNASVTGNENARAFSKEISRHGVTIVSGLALGIDAHAHLGCLEGGGKTIAVLGTGIDCIYPRRHLKLAEQITDNGLLLSEFPLKSPPIAGHFPLRNRIISGLSLCILVIEAAIKSGSLITARMALEQNRDVLAIPGSIHNPLARGCHHLLQQGAKLVTSVADVFDELKIEHHQFASNKPIFSLASGEENLVKFIGFETTTIDQIIVRSGYSMEQVASGLAELELKGAVMAVPGGYIRCEYER
- the rsmB gene encoding 16S rRNA (cytosine(967)-C(5))-methyltransferase RsmB, with product MKANDRFQALKILTALIESRKNLSHLMSLQELSPMTKEICYGFCRHYFRLQSIADTLINKRPKDSEVWIVLLIGIYQLQYMNKPDYAVVKETVSLLGQVKKNWAKGLVNAVLRNFCRQQGHILEKLAADPVFTYGQPSWLLQRLQKDWPNDWQCIAEANDRHPPMTLRVNVLKNSVDEYLDLLKKSGIEAFKHSVVPDGITLAIPCDVMTLPGFAQGSVSVQDAAPQLAAYLLSLKSGQRVLDACCAPGGKTCHILEREPNLVSCVALDLDPQRLQRVRDNLNRLDLKATIVHGDVSEPKSWWDGHPFDRILLDAPCSATGVVRRHSDIKLLRTNEEVLAVSQLQSNMLNSLWPLLAPGGLMVYATCSIMSDENELQIARFVAGHPDCQVIDDKWSWGRWTGHGQQILPGEHGMDGFFYSVLRKDKK
- the def gene encoding peptide deformylase, yielding MAIRKILYLPDERLRKIAKPVDTFDESLQTLINDMFDTMYDARGVGLAAPQIGVSLRLSVIDIVGDKKEQIVIVNPEIVSSHGEKEFEEGCLSVPGAYDTVVRAEKVTVKALDRFGKPFEITGEGLLAECLQHEIDHMNGKLFVDMLSPLKRMMARRKLDKFKRLQARKP
- the fmt gene encoding methionyl-tRNA formyltransferase encodes the protein MNDLTIVFAGTPEFGLPCLDALIQSRHHLKAVYTQPDRPAGRGRKLQESPVKEWAIDHQISVYQPLNFKNQDAIDELSALKPDVMVVIAYGLILPKAVLEIPRLGCINVHASLLPRWRGASPIQHAILYGDTESGVTIMQMDVGLDTGPMLCKASCPVTSSDTAGSLHDKLAKISVKPLLDTLEALASNSAQFELQNNELATYAGKINKEEARINWHQSAVEIDRKIRAFNPWPIAYTLAGELMLRIHQAKLTEIMSTEKHGMVLNIDKNGMLVSTSDKALLVEKIQFPGAKVISVKDWLNSGKTQLHTGLILQ